The following are encoded together in the Lathyrus oleraceus cultivar Zhongwan6 chromosome 3, CAAS_Psat_ZW6_1.0, whole genome shotgun sequence genome:
- the LOC127125701 gene encoding uncharacterized protein LOC127125701 isoform X3 encodes MDAKGKSIRYGSDSEDDYDDEKDTQEPELDLSLEKLNLGPKKKLLIMNLNGFLLHRVHVRDTKGIPKSRTADYKYRYFLLFKRPFSEEFMKFCLERFEVGIWSSAMEHNIDCALRCAIGSSENKLLFVWDQNKCTDSDFKSLENEKKPLFFKELKKVWSRVKKGGPYSASNTLLIDDKPYKALLNPPNTTIFTESYDAEDKHDKALDPKGELCKYLKGLAEADDVQAYVKENCFGIPAITSSHSDWSFYSRVRSTLR; translated from the exons ATGGATGCAAAGGGAAAGAGTATTCGTTATGGCAGCGACTCTGAAGATGATTATGATGATGAAAAAGACACACAAGAACCAGAATTGGATCTTTCTCTTGAGAAGCTGAATCTTGGTCCTAAGAAGAAGTTGCTTATTATGAACCTTAATGGCTTTCTTCTCCACAGAGTTCATGTTCGTGATACGAAAGGAATTCCAAAATCTCGAACTGCTGATTACAAATACCGTTACTTTCTCC TTTTTAAGAGGCCGTTTAGTGAAGAATTCATGAAATTCTGCTTAGAAAGATTTGAAGTTGGAATCTGGTCTTCTGCAATGGA ACATAATATTGATTGTGCTTTGAGATGTGCTATAGGATCATCAGAAAACAAGCTACTATTTGTTTGG GATCAGAATAAATGTACCGATTCTGATTTTAAATCCTTGGAGAATGAAAAAAAACCTCTTTTTTTCAAAGAACTGAAAAAAGTGTGGAGTAGAGTCAAGAAAGGAGGCCCATATTCTGCTTCAAATACTTTGCTCATTGATGACAAACCCTACAAGGCTCTCCTTAATCCT CCTAATACAACAATTTTTACTGAGTCCTATGATGCAGAGGATAAGCATGACAAAGCTTTAG ATCCAAAGGGTGAACTGTGCAAGTACTTGAAAGGACTAGCTGAAGCTGATGATGTTCAAGCATATGTGAAAGAAAATTGTTTTGGAATACCGGCAATTACAAGCTCTCATTCTGATTGGAGTTTTTACTCGCGTGTTCGTTCAACTTTGCGTTAA
- the LOC127125701 gene encoding uncharacterized protein LOC127125701 isoform X1, with translation MDAKGKSIRYGSDSEDDYDDEKDTQEPELDLSLEKLNLGPKKKLLIMNLNGFLLHRVHVRDTKGIPKSRTADYKYRYFLLFKRPFSEEFMKFCLERFEVGIWSSAMEHNIDCALRCAIGSSENKLLFVWDQNKCTDSDFKSLENEKKPLFFKELKKVWSRVKKGGPYSASNTLLIDDKPYKALLNPPNTTIFTESYDAEDKHDKALDPKGELCKYLKGLAEADDVQAYVKENCFGIPAITSSHSDWSFYSRVRSICVNED, from the exons ATGGATGCAAAGGGAAAGAGTATTCGTTATGGCAGCGACTCTGAAGATGATTATGATGATGAAAAAGACACACAAGAACCAGAATTGGATCTTTCTCTTGAGAAGCTGAATCTTGGTCCTAAGAAGAAGTTGCTTATTATGAACCTTAATGGCTTTCTTCTCCACAGAGTTCATGTTCGTGATACGAAAGGAATTCCAAAATCTCGAACTGCTGATTACAAATACCGTTACTTTCTCC TTTTTAAGAGGCCGTTTAGTGAAGAATTCATGAAATTCTGCTTAGAAAGATTTGAAGTTGGAATCTGGTCTTCTGCAATGGA ACATAATATTGATTGTGCTTTGAGATGTGCTATAGGATCATCAGAAAACAAGCTACTATTTGTTTGG GATCAGAATAAATGTACCGATTCTGATTTTAAATCCTTGGAGAATGAAAAAAAACCTCTTTTTTTCAAAGAACTGAAAAAAGTGTGGAGTAGAGTCAAGAAAGGAGGCCCATATTCTGCTTCAAATACTTTGCTCATTGATGACAAACCCTACAAGGCTCTCCTTAATCCT CCTAATACAACAATTTTTACTGAGTCCTATGATGCAGAGGATAAGCATGACAAAGCTTTAG ATCCAAAGGGTGAACTGTGCAAGTACTTGAAAGGACTAGCTGAAGCTGATGATGTTCAAGCATATGTGAAAGAAAATTGTTTTGGAATACCGGCAATTACAAGCTCTCATTCTGATTGGAGTTTTTACTCGCGTGTTCGTTCAA TTTGCGTTAATGAAGATTAA
- the LOC127125701 gene encoding uncharacterized protein LOC127125701 isoform X2: protein MDAKGKSIRYGSDSEDDYDDEKDTQEPELDLSLEKLNLGPKKKLLIMNLNGFLLHRVHVRDTKGIPKSRTADYKYRYFLLFKRPFSEEFMKFCLERFEVGIWSSAMEHNIDCALRCAIGSSENKLLFVWDQNKCTDSDFKSLENEKKPLFFKELKKVWSRVKKGGPYSASNTLLIDDKPYKALLNPPNTAIFTESYDAEDKHDKALDPKGELCKYLKGLAEADDVQAYVKENCFGIPAITSSHSDWSFYSRVRSTLR, encoded by the exons ATGGATGCAAAGGGAAAGAGTATTCGTTATGGCAGCGACTCTGAAGATGATTATGATGATGAAAAAGACACACAAGAACCAGAATTGGATCTTTCTCTTGAGAAGCTGAATCTTGGTCCTAAGAAGAAGTTGCTTATTATGAACCTTAATGGCTTTCTTCTCCACAGAGTTCATGTTCGTGATACGAAAGGAATTCCAAAATCTCGAACTGCTGATTACAAATACCGTTACTTTCTCC TTTTTAAGAGGCCGTTTAGTGAAGAATTCATGAAATTCTGCTTAGAAAGATTTGAAGTTGGAATCTGGTCTTCTGCAATGGA ACATAATATTGATTGTGCTTTGAGATGTGCTATAGGATCATCAGAAAACAAGCTACTATTTGTTTGG GATCAGAATAAATGTACCGATTCTGATTTTAAATCCTTGGAGAATGAAAAAAAACCTCTTTTTTTCAAAGAACTGAAAAAAGTGTGGAGTAGAGTCAAGAAAGGAGGCCCATATTCTGCTTCAAATACTTTGCTCATTGATGACAAACCCTACAAGGCTCTCCTTAATCCT CCTAATACAGCAATTTTTACTGAGTCCTATGATGCAGAGGATAAGCATGACAAAGCTTTAG ATCCAAAGGGTGAACTGTGCAAGTACTTGAAAGGACTAGCTGAAGCTGATGATGTTCAAGCATATGTGAAAGAAAATTGTTTTGGAATACCGGCAATTACAAGCTCTCATTCTGATTGGAGTTTTTACTCGCGTGTTCGTTCAACTTTGCGTTAA
- the LOC127125700 gene encoding uncharacterized protein LOC127125700, whose amino-acid sequence MFRKISIGCRYGDLVKIKNFKETDHDKRDDHDKRDDQEEPKEEPKSSLSPQIDTKRKKLLVLNLNGFLIRKVHILDHFRRIFVPNRIADYRFRDTLLFKRPFSEEFMKFCLQRFEVGIWSSAVDKNVRGALTCAIGGDLLDKLLFVWDQYSCTDTEYKSFENAQKPLYMKELERVWSQYQTYSAYNTLMIEDKPYRAIHNPPNTSIFVNSYDLENDTDNFLDPNGELCTYLNGVAEADDVQDYVKENHFGLPGISGNHRDWELYMLLTYSTFGNLVKLRDLLELEEEEEDESSQDAGSQDAIELNLPFEDMHIEVPLPKQKKLLIMNLNGFLLRRINFADWENNPSPRIADYIYRNFLLFKRPYSKQFMRFCLERFEVGIWSSARGYNLDGALTCAMGGLKEKLLFVWDQFACFNTGFRAVESLGKHLYFKELHKVWAALQNRGSYSSANTLVIDDKPYRTILNPHHASIFTESYDIDDEEDNLLDPEGELCNYLNEVAEAEHVGHYVQANPFGLPGLTPAHPDWNYYAIFRTSAYQVNGFH is encoded by the exons ATGTTCAGAAAAATTTCCATCGGTTGTAGGTATGGAGATCTCGTCAAAATCAAAAATTTCAAAGAAACTGATCATGATAAACGCGATGATCATGATAAACGCGATGATCAAGAAGAACCGAAAGAAGAACCGAAATCGAGTCTTTCTCCTCAAATTGATACGAAGAGGAAGAAGCTGCTTGTTCTGAATCTTAATGGCTTTCTCATCCGCAAAGTTCATATTCTTGACCATTTCAGACGCATATTTGTCCCGAATCGTATAGCTGATTACCGATTCCGTGACACTCTCC TTTTTAAGAGGCCGTTTAGTGAAGAATTTATGAAATTCTGCTTACAAAGATTTGAAGTTGGAATCTGGTCTTCTGCGGTAGA CAAGAACGTGCGTGGTGCTTTAACATGTGCTATTGGAGGAGATCTCCTAGATAAGCTGCTATTTGTTTGG GATCAGTACTCCTGTACGGACACTGAATATAAATCTTTCGAGAATGCTCAAAAGCCTCTTTATATGAAAGAATTAGAAAGAGTGTGGAGTCAGTATCAAACCTATTCTGCTTATAATACTCTGATGATTGAAGATAAACCATATAGAGCCATCCATAATCCG CCAAATACCTCGATTTTTGTCAACTCCTATGATTTAGAGAATGATACGGACAATTTTCTTGATCCAAATGGTGAACTATGCACGTACTTGAATGGAGTTGCTGAAGCTGACGATGTTCAGGATTATGTTAAAGAAAATCATTTTGGTTTACCAGGAATTTCAGGGAATCATCGCGATTGGGAATTATACATGCTACTTACTTACAGTACTTTTGGAAATCTCGTCAAACTCAGGGACTTGTTAGAattagaagaagaagaagaagatgaaagtTCTCAAGATGCAGGCTCTCAAGATGCAATAGAATTGAATCTTCCTTTTGAGGATATGCATATTGAAGTTCCACTACCTAAGCAGAAGAAGTTGCTTATTATGAATCTTAATGGCTTTCTTTTGCGCAGAATTAATTTTGCTGATTGGGAAAACAATCCATCTCCTCGAATTGCTGATTACATATATCGTAACTTTCTTC TTTTTAAGAGGCCATATAGCAAACAGTTTATGAGATTCTGCTTAGAAAGATTTGAAGTTGGCATTTGGTCTTCTGCTAGAGG GTATAATCTGGATGGTGCTTTAACCTGTGCTATGGGAGGATTAAAAGAAAAGCTACTTTTTGTTTGG gatcAATTTGCATGTTTTAATACTGGGTTTAGAGCTGTGGAGAGCTTAGGGAAGCATCTATATTTCAAAGAATTACATAAAGTGTGGGCAGCATTGCAGAATAGAGGATCCTATTCTTCTGCTAATACTTTGGTGATTGATGACAAACCATATAGGACTATTCTTAATCCTCATCATGCATCAATTTTTACTGAGTCATATGATATAGATGATGAGGAGGACAATTTACTAGATCCAGAGGGTGAATTGTGCAACTACTTGAATGAAGTTGCTGAAGCTGAACATGTTGGGCATTATGTTCAAGCAAATCCTTTTGGTTTACCTGGACTTACACCCGCTCATCCTGACTGGAACTATTACGCGATATTTCGTACTAGTGCTTATCAAGTGAATGGGTTTCATTGA